From a single Alkalihalophilus pseudofirmus genomic region:
- a CDS encoding aspartyl-phosphate phosphatase Spo0E family protein, which translates to MLMMTCSHNDLLYQIEAARHKLNELAQTMPLHSELIVWQSQHLDELLNEYDLLLKEE; encoded by the coding sequence ATGCTTATGATGACATGCTCACACAACGATCTTCTTTATCAAATTGAAGCAGCTAGACATAAATTGAATGAACTTGCACAGACAATGCCCTTGCATTCAGAATTGATTGTTTGGCAAAGTCAACATTTAGATGAATTACTGAACGAATATGATTTGTTATTAAAAGAAGAATAA
- the sigW gene encoding RNA polymerase sigma factor SigW, producing the protein MEAIVKRIILEIKQGDEQAFAELVELYKDKVYQVAYRMVGNAHEAQDVAQEAFLRAYTNLDRFDTNRKFSTWIFRIATNVAIDRLRKKKPDFYLQDQVQGSRDLTYESQLAASDDLPEEQIVTAEMQEWVQGEINRLPVKYRTAIILKYLEDLSLKEISEIMDLPVSTVKTRIHRGREALRKRMRHL; encoded by the coding sequence ATGGAAGCGATTGTGAAACGAATCATCCTAGAAATAAAACAAGGTGATGAGCAAGCATTTGCAGAGTTGGTAGAGTTATATAAAGACAAAGTATATCAAGTAGCATATCGTATGGTTGGTAACGCTCATGAAGCACAAGATGTCGCTCAAGAGGCTTTTCTCCGTGCTTATACTAATCTCGATCGTTTCGATACGAATCGTAAGTTCTCAACATGGATTTTCCGCATTGCAACAAATGTGGCGATTGACCGTTTGAGAAAAAAGAAGCCTGATTTCTATTTGCAAGATCAAGTTCAAGGGTCTCGGGATCTAACCTATGAAAGTCAATTAGCAGCAAGTGATGATCTTCCTGAAGAACAAATTGTCACCGCTGAAATGCAGGAGTGGGTTCAAGGTGAAATTAATAGGCTGCCTGTTAAATATCGAACAGCTATCATATTGAAATATTTAGAAGACCTTTCATTAAAGGAAATTAGTGAGATTATGGATCTGCCTGTATCTACTGTGAAGACTCGTATTCACCGTGGCAGAGAAGCGCTAAGAAAGCGAATGCGTCATTTGTAG